A window from Halomicrobium urmianum encodes these proteins:
- a CDS encoding DUF7116 family protein, with product MGAVTTSLAEQAESIFDDLGYSVSRDGTDIRAERKWRTVSVKLDPDPDPSAVPTDGRFRCFVTQSDAAAGTYRSVALADPDYEWAVIGVDDDGDYEVYRRTS from the coding sequence ATGGGGGCCGTTACCACATCACTGGCCGAGCAGGCCGAGTCGATCTTCGACGATCTCGGGTACAGCGTGTCCCGCGACGGCACCGACATCCGGGCCGAGCGCAAGTGGCGCACCGTCAGCGTCAAGCTCGATCCGGACCCGGACCCGTCGGCCGTCCCGACCGACGGACGCTTTCGGTGCTTCGTAACGCAATCGGACGCCGCCGCGGGGACGTATCGCTCCGTCGCACTGGCCGATCCCGACTACGAGTGGGCGGTCATCGGTGTCGACGACGACGGCGATTACGAGGTCTATCGAAGAACGTCGTGA
- a CDS encoding metal-dependent hydrolase — translation MFVGHGLLAFALVAAGARWLGSDRRAALYAGLLAGLFATLPDLDILYGPVGLLGGVSGAFDAAAAFWETGNVVHRGPTHSLPVSAAVVAGVALWHAASAPIHAFGDVETTSRVRARQAVLGCLLIGGLAAAVALRSGGLAGVITAVYAAGGIGIALFARRLGRSPTTVLATGLVGTVTHPFGDLFTGEPPGFLYPLDATLVAERIVLHPDPTLHLLAAFAIELTTVWLALAVYFWLTEWRLREHIDRRALLGVGYGAAALLLPAPTLGTSYHFVFTVIAVGVVGLTPHSYWKLHWRRTAATGLATVTVAWAAYFAAHLAVG, via the coding sequence ATGTTCGTCGGCCACGGGCTCCTGGCCTTCGCGCTCGTCGCGGCGGGAGCGCGGTGGCTGGGCAGCGACCGGCGTGCGGCGCTGTACGCCGGCCTGCTGGCCGGTCTCTTCGCGACCCTGCCCGACCTCGACATCCTCTATGGCCCGGTGGGGCTGCTCGGAGGCGTCTCCGGCGCCTTCGACGCCGCGGCGGCCTTCTGGGAGACGGGCAACGTCGTCCACCGCGGTCCGACACACTCCCTGCCGGTCAGCGCGGCCGTGGTGGCCGGCGTCGCTCTCTGGCACGCCGCGTCTGCGCCGATCCACGCGTTCGGGGACGTCGAGACGACGTCGCGGGTCAGGGCCCGCCAGGCCGTGCTCGGCTGCCTGCTGATCGGGGGGCTCGCCGCGGCAGTGGCCCTGCGCAGCGGCGGGCTGGCCGGAGTGATCACCGCCGTCTACGCCGCCGGCGGAATCGGCATCGCGCTGTTCGCCCGCCGGCTCGGACGCTCGCCGACGACCGTGCTCGCGACGGGCCTCGTCGGAACCGTCACGCACCCCTTCGGCGACCTGTTCACCGGCGAGCCGCCGGGCTTTCTCTACCCGCTGGACGCGACGCTCGTCGCGGAGCGGATCGTCCTCCATCCGGACCCGACGCTACACCTGCTGGCCGCCTTCGCGATCGAACTGACGACGGTGTGGCTGGCGCTCGCGGTCTACTTCTGGCTCACGGAGTGGCGGCTCCGCGAGCACATCGACCGCCGGGCACTGCTCGGCGTCGGGTACGGCGCCGCCGCGCTGCTGCTCCCCGCGCCGACGCTGGGGACGTCGTACCACTTCGTGTTCACCGTCATCGCCGTCGGCGTCGTCGGCCTGACGCCCCACTCGTACTGGAAACTCCACTGGCGGCGGACCGCCGCGACCGGGCTGGCGACGGTCACCGTCGCGTGGGCCGCGTACTTCGCGGCGCACCTCGCCGTGGGCTGA
- a CDS encoding DUF5816 domain-containing protein: MERRDGPDGRELYVDRERRERGSKGPFFVVYSDPERDARWGYFCGNCETFNNAMDAMGRIQCNECSNVRKPDEWDAAHE, encoded by the coding sequence ATGGAGCGACGCGACGGACCGGACGGCCGGGAGCTGTACGTGGATCGAGAGCGACGGGAACGCGGTTCGAAGGGACCCTTCTTCGTCGTCTACTCCGACCCCGAGCGGGACGCCCGGTGGGGATACTTCTGCGGTAACTGCGAGACGTTCAACAACGCCATGGACGCGATGGGCCGGATCCAGTGCAACGAGTGCAGCAACGTCCGCAAGCCCGACGAGTGGGACGCCGCCCACGAGTGA